Below is a window of Ammoniphilus sp. CFH 90114 DNA.
TTATTAAAAACAGCAAAATAGTGTTACTCCTAGCTTCCTTTAATGCAATCTTCACATATAAATAATTATGGAATTAATTTATTGGATCTATCAAGGGATAAGTTTGGCGGCGTAGGAAAAATCATTCAATAGAAGGCGGAAAACATTAGAAGTCTTTCAAAGCTTACGGCCAAGTCCAGATCATAAAACGAATGGTTAAGGAGGCGTGATGTTTTGCGTAAGATCTTGGTGCTTAATCAATTTCCGACATCTTATCCACCTGTAACCGGCGGGCAACTTAGATATTTCCATATCTACAACAAGCTTAGTCAGTATTTTGACATCACTCTTTTATCCCAATCATCAGGCAGACGAGAAGAGAAAATCCATTTTTCCTCCACATTCAGGGAATATAGGGTTCGAAAAGATCCTATTCCAAGACATATTGTAAAAAGAATAGGCCTTGAAAAATACGGTTATGAATTCGCATTGATTAGACAGCTCAGCCTTTGGCAATACAACACTACCTTTAAAAGCTACTATGATACATTGTATAAAGAAAGCGATCTGATCATCTATGAATCCCCTTACGTTTTTGCATTTGATGCCTATTTGGGATCTGATGAAAAGCCAAGAATATACAATAGTCATAATCATGACTATTTGTTGGCTAAACAGATTTGGAAGGGTAAAAAGACACGAAGATATCTTCCGCATCTATTTAAATTAGAGAAAGAACTGGCAGAAAAGTCTCATTTAGTATTTGCTACCTGTCAAAAGGAAAGGAAGAGTTTAATAGATCTATATCACTTGGACCCTCAGAAAGTAAAGTTAGCACCAAATGGCATCAATCCAGAAGAATGGATCAAGAAAAGGGATAAAAAGCAAGGTTCTGAAAAGATAAAGGCCATTTTCATTGGAGCCAATTATCTACCTAATATCGAAGCGGTGGATTTCATCATCAGCCATCTTTTAGATCGGTGTCCTGATATTGAATTCATCATTGCGGGGGGCTGTTGCGAACCATTTCGAAGTATTAGGAAATCGAATCTAAAATTACTGGGTCGCATCGATAACATGGAAAAAATAAAGCACTTTTGGAATGCAGATATCGCCATTAATCCTATTGTTTCTGGTGCAGGGGTAAACCTGAAAACTCTTGAATTTTTATCAGCGGGACTTCCTTTGTTCTCTACACAGTATGGTGCGAGAGGATTGGATCTTGTTAATCGGAAGCATTATATTAGAGCTGAAAAGGATGATTTCGCAGACATAATCAATGATTTTACTCGAGATTTCAAGCAGTTAAAGAAAGTGGCAGCAAGTGGACAAAAATACATTAATCAAAACTATTCTTGGGATTCTATTGTTCAAAATATTAGAAAAGAAATGAATAGGCTATTCGAGAGGGGGTAAAAAATACAGATGAAAGTAAAAGTTTCTGTGGTGATGGCTACCTTTAACGGAGAAACCTATCTAGAGGAATCCATTCATAGTATATTAAGACAAACCTACAATCACTTTGAATTCATTATCGTCAATGATGGCTCAAAGGATCGGACAAAGGAGATATTAGATAAATTAACAGATCCGAGGGTAAAAGTGTATCATCTTGAAAAAAACCACGGTGTCTCTTACGCGCGAAATTTTGCCATTGCTAGAGCACAAGGAGAATGGATCGTTCTCCAGGACGATGATGATATAAGTTATCCAAATAGAATTAAAGAACAAATGAATTATATTCAAGCTCAACCTGAGATAGTTGCAGCGGGGACCCTGATTGAAAATATTCGAGCTGCTCCCGATAAGGTAGGTAATAAAATCTTAAAAAAGAAAAGAAAGAAATCATTGGTCCTAAACCAAACACAAATTTATGACAGAAGGTTTTTTAGATGGTCATTTTGCTGCGGAACGGCCATTATGAAAAAAAGCGTCGTGTTGCGAGCAGGAGGATATGATACCAAGTATCAGATTGGGGAAGACTATGATCTTCTCTTGCGAATGAGTGAGCTAGGACCCATGGGTATTGTCCCTAAGATTCTATACCAATATCGAAAAGACCCTTACTCCACCTACCATCGAAATTTAAAAGAGAGCCATAGAAGAATATTAAGAATAGCTGTTATGCACATCAAAAGGATGTATCAAAGGAAAGGGTTGAGACCAAAATTTTTAGTTTTGGGTTCACGAAGAGACAGAGCTATATTCATGCATCAGATTTCTTTAGATGGCGGAATCGATTTGCAGAGAGGCTCTGAACCAATTGATGAAAGTGAAACTCATAAGTCGTACCGCTTATTTCAACACCAAATCGTAAACGGCATCATCGTTTTAAGAAGCAGCAAAAAAAGCAAGCTTATGGTTCAGAAATTAATCAAAATGGGAATGACACTCAACGATAACCTCTTTTATCTGAAAAGGGCTAGATAAGATGGTCATTTATAACCCTTTCCACTGCCTGTTTTAATGTGATCCCCGCTTTATGCCAGCTCCATTCAAGCATATCCTTCCTTCCTTGTTTGCCTTTGCGTTTACAGAGAGACGGATTATTATATGCCTTTCTCATCTGCTTTCTAAGATCCTTGATATCGGCCTCTGCCCATAATTGTCCCTCTCCGTCAAAAAGCTCGTGCCAGTATGGAGATATGATGTCTTTTTTATGCAAGCTGGCTTTTGGGCTGCACAAGTCATAATCCACCAAAAAAGAGTTTCGATCCGTCAGAAAGTCCATTTGTCCGCCCCATCGAGTAGCGATCACGGGTGTACCATTAGATAGAGCCTCCATAAAGGGAAGCCCTACGCCTTCTCCTCTTGTCGGGAGGACAAAAACATTTCCGAGCCTATAGAGACCGCTTATCTCTTCATCCCGAAGAACTCTTGAGATTAAGAACATGGGGGCTGTCTCTCTTCCAAACTCTAGTTTTCTCTTATACTTATCTATTCTCTGAATCAGAGCTTTCCGGTTCTTCTTTCCCCAAGAGGTCTTGATAACCAATGCAACATTGTCCTTGAGAGTAAATTCCTCCCAATAGGCCTTTAGCAAGGCTTCAGGATTTTTCCGATGGTGAAATTCGAATACAGATACAAAGTTGAACGTTCCTTCTGGGATTTGTTCTAATTTGAATTTCTTATTTTGCGGCTGAAAGCTTAGGGTATCGGCTCCATGGGGGACAAGGGCGATAGGGATTGTGACACCGCTATGAGTCATGGCTTCAACATTATGCCGGGAGGGGACAAACACGGCATCAAAATGATTGATCATGGGAACCCATGCATCAGGTAACTTCGTTGTCTCCCATACCGTATTAAGAATGATATGAGCAAACTTTTTTCTTTCCTCTGCGATATCAATTTTCCAAGGAGGAGAATGGTAAATGAGCATCTTTTGTTTATGACTCGCATAAGGCTTTTCCAACATTTCATGCCATTTTGTTCCCTTGAGCTTGTTCTTTTCAGACATTGGATAGCCCCAAGACCATGTTTCAATTTTAACATCCACCCCATGCTCATGTAATGCTAATACATACTCTCTGCTCGCTTTACCGTATCCAGTGGCGTCGAAAACAGGTCCTCTCCATACGACTTGATATTTTGACATTTGTCCTCCCTCAAAGAGCTTGATGCTATAGAATATTCCGAACTGGCAGGGGTGGATACCACGGATTGGGAACTGCGTGCCCCCGGGACAAGCAAACATGAAACTTCCTAAAGATGGAATCGTATTACATAGAAAAGAAAGATAAGGGAGGAATTAGGTATGTCTGGTAGTGCGAAAAGGTTTTTAAGGCTATTTGCCAAGAATCTGAAAGAAGCAGGGGGAGCGGGTTCCTATCAAGCCAATGGAATTTCTATCACTTGTGTTCATTGCCAATATGATAAGTTTGAACATGGGCAGGCGCAGTTGAATACAGCTTTATTGAGCTTCTTTAACCTTGATTTTGCAAACCGGTCAGCCAACATCTTAACTTGCCATCAATGTGGTTACGTCCATTGGTTCAACAAAGGTGTAAAAAGGGTGTAACCGAGAAGATAGTTGAACTCTCCTGGATTACTTTATCTTCATTGCAACATAAGCAGAATGTAGCATTTATTTTAGCAGTATTATAATTTATAGTTAGATTAAAGAGATTTGTGTATGGAGATGGAGTGGGGAAGCTTGACCGGTACTGAGCAGCTTTTATTAAATATATTGATTATCGTATTAGCTATATTAGTTTATTTTTCAATAGGTTCACAGTATAAATACAGAAAAGTGCTTGCTGTTGCATTACCCGCTGCAGCGATGCTCCTATGCATGGCCTTCCCTATTAATGTTTTAGGTGGGTTTAAGTATGACTTGCGTGTGATCCCGTTATTAATCGGCATCTTATATGGAGGGTATGCAAGCGGCTTATTGCTTAGCTTCATTATGGTGAGCTATCGGTATTACTTAGGAGGACCTGGTTACATTCTAACACTCTATTCCTTCCCTCCTGTAATTGTTTTTGCCTTGATTTTAGTAGCTTCATTTAGGCAACTTAAGAGAAAAACAAAATACCTTGTCGGAAGTGGACTAGCGTTATTATGGGCCCTGATTTGTACCTTGATTTCATTCTTTGGATCGAAGGGTATTCCTGTTACAAAGGAAAATATTTTATTTTATGTTGGTTTTTGCACCCTTCATGCTTTGGCCATGTGGATCGCTATGTATTTAATAGAAAGCTTGAGCGAGAACGAGCAGATGAGAGTAGAAATTCAGAGAACAGAAAAGTTGCATGCATTAAGTCATTTAGCTGCATCTATAGCGCATGAGGTGAGAAACCCTCTAACCGTTGTCAGGGGGTTTATGCAGCTATTAAATGAAAAGAAGGTAGATGAATCTGAGCAGAAATATTTCCATTTAATGATTGAGGAGTTAGATCGAGCGGAGCACATTATTCATAATTTCCTTACCTTGGCAAAGCCTCAAAACGATGAGGTAAAGTGCTTTGACGCGGGGGCCGAAGTTGGCCACGTGGTGAGTGTTGCCTCCGCCTATGCTTCTTTGCGTAATGTAAAGATAACCTTGGAGATTGCCTCGTCCTTAATGATCGAAGGAAATCCTGCTACGTTTAGCCAAGTCCTCTTAAATATTATTAAAAATGGAATCGAAGCCATGCCGGATGGCGGTACGCTTAAGGTGTTAGGAAGACGAGAGGCAGGCACTGTAATTATTAGTATCATTGATCAGGGGGTAGGAATGACGCAACAGGAGGTAAACCAACTAGGTACCCCGTTTTATTCTTCAAAAAGGGAGGGGACAGGATTAGGCTTGCTGACGAGTTTTCGAATTGTGCAGATGATGAATGGAACGATCAAAGTGACGAGTAAAAAAGGGAAAGGAACGCAATTCTCCATTCGGATTCCTTCCCGAGCTGTTTCGTAAAAGGGATCAATAGACAATTATTGAACCTTTTTCATCTAATTCATGACAACCCTGTTTCAACTTTGTGAATGGTAACACAAAGTGAAATGAAATCATATATACTTAAAGTTGTAAAGGGGAGGTGAATCATATGAATGAAGCGATGATTAGACAAATGATGCTAGAGCAGAAAGTTGAAATCGAAACCTTACGAACCATGTTGATTCAACGAGGAAAACTGAATGCAATGGAGTACGAAATGCTTAAAAAACAAATTGCAGCTCAACTGCAAGAATCGAATACCGCTTTAAAAGCTCCTAGTCTATAAAAGAACGAGAATGGTATTCACCATAGTTCGATCCCAATGAAAAAGTCCTTGTTGCGTATAACATGCAGTAAGGACTTTTTTTGACGGCTGCTATAGCCGTTCCGATAACATGGTATAATGATGGTGATAGTTGATAATTTTGAATTTTATAAAGGTAAAGAATGGGGAAGAGACAATGAAAGAGGAGAGTTTAAAGAAGAAGTTACAGGATGGTCAAGTCGTTTATGGAACTTGGGTTAGAATTCCTTCCCCCATTGTCGTAGAGGTGCTCGGAAATACGGGATTTGATGTGCTTCATCTTGACTTGGAACACAGCTCGATCGAATGGGCCACTCTGGATCATATGGTCCTTGCAGGGTATAAGCAGCAGATTCCTCTTGCCGTAAGAACCGCTACACAAAATCCCGCAGATCTCTACCGACTGATGGATATGGGCGTATCCATGCTGATCCTGCCCCGGATAGATACAGCCGTCCAATGTCAAGCGCTTCTTAAGGGGATCCGTTATAATCCTCGTGGAGATCGTGGGATTGGCGGACCGGTTCGTGCGAATGATTGGGGAGCTATTGGTCTTGATGAGCATATGAAAAAAGCAGAGTCCAACACGCTCGTACTCGTACAAATCGAATCAAAAGAGGGACTGGAAAACTTGGACGAAATTTTACAAGTACCGGGTATTGATATCATCTATATAGGGCCTCTAGACCTTTCTCAAGCGCTGGGGTATCCAGGGCAGGTAGAGGCACCGGCTGTACAAGAGGTGATTCGATCCATTGCCAAGAAAGCAAGGAATTGTGGTGTAGCTGTTGGGATTCATGTTAGTAATCAAGAGCAGACAGCCTATTGGTCAACACAGGGAATACAATACTTTACAATTGGAATGGATGTTGCTTTTCTTAGGAGTGCGGGTTTAAGTCTGATGGATAGTATACGATACAAGTTGTAATAGAAAGCATCCCTATCCCGTCTATGTACATATATTCGACGCACATTCGGAGGGATAGGATGAAGAAGATCAGTCGATTCATGCTCTGTTTACTTCTAGTCATGATCATGGTTGCTGCGGGTTGTTCCTCAAAAACAGTCCAAGAGGATCGTGAGAACTGGGAAGTCAGTCCCTCTTTTACGATCTTGAAGCCAGGAGCTGAGGGAAAAGAAGTACCCTACGGCCTGAGAGGTGACGATGGGCGAATGGCCATTGTTGATGGCATCGTTATAGCGGGAGAAAATAATAAACAATTATTCCACTTCTGGGGAGGGACACCCGAAAAAACAGAGCAACTATTTCATAAGAAAGTGAAGGTTGTAGGTTCCAGCAAAGAAAGCAGAAAAACGGTCACGGCTTTTGAAAGTGTGGTGGGTGTCCCGAATGATGCTATATACAAGACGCCCTATTCTTACGCTGAATCTGTAGGCTATTTAAAGCTGCCTTCAAAAGGAATCTGGAAACTAGATGCGTATATTGAAGGAGAATGGTTTGGGCGCATCGTTATTGATGTCCAAGAAAAATAAAGAATAACTATAAGTGATGAACCTTTCTCCTGGCTAGAAAGGTTTTTTTAATTAAGTGTCCCTTACTTCGCTGTACAATTGTTATACATAGTGAAAAAACAAACAGGAGGTGAAGGGATTGGATGAACAAGTCGAGAGTCTGATTGAAGAGATCAGGCAGACGGGGGACAGCGAAAAGTTTACGCAAATTATTGTGAAGTTTCAGTCTCCTATTTACCGTTATTGTTTCCGCCTGCTTGGGAATCAACAAGATGCAGAAGATCTTACACAAGATGTCTTTATCAGGGCTTTTCAAAATTTGGAGCAATATAGACCGGCTGTTTCATTCTCTGCCTGGCTATATAGGATTGCTTATAATCAATGTTCGAATAAGCTAAAGCGGAAGAAGATCTTTGATCGCATTCGTTCCATTATGAACTGGACCACCACGAC
It encodes the following:
- a CDS encoding glycosyltransferase family 4 protein — encoded protein: MRKILVLNQFPTSYPPVTGGQLRYFHIYNKLSQYFDITLLSQSSGRREEKIHFSSTFREYRVRKDPIPRHIVKRIGLEKYGYEFALIRQLSLWQYNTTFKSYYDTLYKESDLIIYESPYVFAFDAYLGSDEKPRIYNSHNHDYLLAKQIWKGKKTRRYLPHLFKLEKELAEKSHLVFATCQKERKSLIDLYHLDPQKVKLAPNGINPEEWIKKRDKKQGSEKIKAIFIGANYLPNIEAVDFIISHLLDRCPDIEFIIAGGCCEPFRSIRKSNLKLLGRIDNMEKIKHFWNADIAINPIVSGAGVNLKTLEFLSAGLPLFSTQYGARGLDLVNRKHYIRAEKDDFADIINDFTRDFKQLKKVAASGQKYINQNYSWDSIVQNIRKEMNRLFERG
- a CDS encoding glycosyltransferase family 2 protein encodes the protein MKVKVSVVMATFNGETYLEESIHSILRQTYNHFEFIIVNDGSKDRTKEILDKLTDPRVKVYHLEKNHGVSYARNFAIARAQGEWIVLQDDDDISYPNRIKEQMNYIQAQPEIVAAGTLIENIRAAPDKVGNKILKKKRKKSLVLNQTQIYDRRFFRWSFCCGTAIMKKSVVLRAGGYDTKYQIGEDYDLLLRMSELGPMGIVPKILYQYRKDPYSTYHRNLKESHRRILRIAVMHIKRMYQRKGLRPKFLVLGSRRDRAIFMHQISLDGGIDLQRGSEPIDESETHKSYRLFQHQIVNGIIVLRSSKKSKLMVQKLIKMGMTLNDNLFYLKRAR
- a CDS encoding glycosyltransferase, which codes for MSKYQVVWRGPVFDATGYGKASREYVLALHEHGVDVKIETWSWGYPMSEKNKLKGTKWHEMLEKPYASHKQKMLIYHSPPWKIDIAEERKKFAHIILNTVWETTKLPDAWVPMINHFDAVFVPSRHNVEAMTHSGVTIPIALVPHGADTLSFQPQNKKFKLEQIPEGTFNFVSVFEFHHRKNPEALLKAYWEEFTLKDNVALVIKTSWGKKNRKALIQRIDKYKRKLEFGRETAPMFLISRVLRDEEISGLYRLGNVFVLPTRGEGVGLPFMEALSNGTPVIATRWGGQMDFLTDRNSFLVDYDLCSPKASLHKKDIISPYWHELFDGEGQLWAEADIKDLRKQMRKAYNNPSLCKRKGKQGRKDMLEWSWHKAGITLKQAVERVINDHLI
- a CDS encoding zinc ribbon domain-containing protein: MSGSAKRFLRLFAKNLKEAGGAGSYQANGISITCVHCQYDKFEHGQAQLNTALLSFFNLDFANRSANILTCHQCGYVHWFNKGVKRV
- a CDS encoding sensor histidine kinase, which translates into the protein MEMEWGSLTGTEQLLLNILIIVLAILVYFSIGSQYKYRKVLAVALPAAAMLLCMAFPINVLGGFKYDLRVIPLLIGILYGGYASGLLLSFIMVSYRYYLGGPGYILTLYSFPPVIVFALILVASFRQLKRKTKYLVGSGLALLWALICTLISFFGSKGIPVTKENILFYVGFCTLHALAMWIAMYLIESLSENEQMRVEIQRTEKLHALSHLAASIAHEVRNPLTVVRGFMQLLNEKKVDESEQKYFHLMIEELDRAEHIIHNFLTLAKPQNDEVKCFDAGAEVGHVVSVASAYASLRNVKITLEIASSLMIEGNPATFSQVLLNIIKNGIEAMPDGGTLKVLGRREAGTVIISIIDQGVGMTQQEVNQLGTPFYSSKREGTGLGLLTSFRIVQMMNGTIKVTSKKGKGTQFSIRIPSRAVS
- a CDS encoding HpcH/HpaI aldolase/citrate lyase family protein; its protein translation is MKEESLKKKLQDGQVVYGTWVRIPSPIVVEVLGNTGFDVLHLDLEHSSIEWATLDHMVLAGYKQQIPLAVRTATQNPADLYRLMDMGVSMLILPRIDTAVQCQALLKGIRYNPRGDRGIGGPVRANDWGAIGLDEHMKKAESNTLVLVQIESKEGLENLDEILQVPGIDIIYIGPLDLSQALGYPGQVEAPAVQEVIRSIAKKARNCGVAVGIHVSNQEQTAYWSTQGIQYFTIGMDVAFLRSAGLSLMDSIRYKL
- a CDS encoding RNA polymerase sigma factor, which translates into the protein MDEQVESLIEEIRQTGDSEKFTQIIVKFQSPIYRYCFRLLGNQQDAEDLTQDVFIRAFQNLEQYRPAVSFSAWLYRIAYNQCSNKLKRKKIFDRIRSIMNWTTTTDSVEQYVENQLFSEPMARALSQLSLVERNLIILRILEERSFEEIREILSYTSTEAVKKKYQRTKNKLKVWLQEGEELENGAGATFQG